A window from Enterocloster bolteae encodes these proteins:
- a CDS encoding aminotransferase class I/II-fold pyridoxal phosphate-dependent enzyme: MRQEELLINRLAAYARSDMYPFHMPGHKRRTGPEDFFMNSCVDSFTNPFAVDITEIEGFDNLHHPEGILRDSMKWAADVYGADQTYYMINGSTGGILAAVCGSVPRGGRILVSRNCHKSVYHGICLNQLKTSYVYPQEIEGLGIQGGITAEDVDRMLNRYMDTQAVLIVCPTYDGIVSDIEAIARIVHRAGLPLIVDEAHGAHFRYDAMFPVSALDLGADVVIQSVHKTLPSLTQTALLHIKCNRPDGGCYADRERIDRYIHMVQSSSPSYVLMASIENSIYQMEQTDMAPYGKQLHKLRRRLGQMRHLRLADTGLIGQAGIRDLDISKIVVSTRGTCLYPAEDGLTGFTGAQLDDILRREYHLEMEMCGADYVTAITTVMDSGEGLERLGDALTRIDSQLTDAGYKPDGRSGNQKSVYSMRCDTAMSMGEAMEENMASVGLEDSAGCISGEFVYIYPPGIPIVAPGEWISRPILEVILEYRDKGLPVQGPADQSLRTIRVVQKD, from the coding sequence ATGAGACAGGAAGAACTTCTGATTAACCGCCTGGCCGCATATGCCAGGTCGGACATGTATCCCTTCCATATGCCAGGGCATAAGCGCAGGACGGGGCCGGAGGATTTCTTTATGAACTCCTGCGTGGACTCCTTTACAAATCCCTTTGCAGTGGATATAACGGAGATTGAGGGGTTTGATAATCTTCACCATCCAGAGGGCATTTTAAGGGACTCCATGAAATGGGCGGCAGATGTCTATGGGGCGGACCAGACTTATTATATGATTAATGGAAGTACCGGCGGGATACTGGCAGCAGTATGCGGATCCGTTCCCAGAGGCGGGAGAATCCTGGTGAGCAGGAACTGCCATAAATCCGTGTACCATGGAATCTGTCTGAATCAGCTGAAAACCTCTTATGTTTATCCACAGGAGATAGAAGGATTGGGGATACAGGGAGGAATTACGGCTGAAGATGTGGACAGGATGCTTAACCGGTATATGGATACACAGGCCGTACTTATCGTATGTCCGACCTATGACGGAATTGTATCCGATATAGAGGCCATTGCCCGGATTGTACACAGGGCCGGGCTTCCGTTGATTGTGGATGAGGCCCACGGCGCCCATTTCCGCTATGACGCCATGTTTCCTGTGTCTGCCCTGGACCTGGGAGCAGATGTGGTGATTCAGAGCGTCCACAAGACCCTTCCCAGCCTGACCCAGACAGCCCTGCTCCATATTAAATGCAACCGGCCGGACGGAGGATGCTATGCAGACAGGGAGCGGATTGACCGGTATATCCATATGGTGCAGAGCAGCAGCCCTTCTTATGTGCTAATGGCCAGTATAGAGAACAGTATATACCAGATGGAACAGACGGATATGGCGCCCTATGGGAAACAGCTTCACAAGCTGCGCCGGAGACTGGGTCAGATGAGGCATCTTCGTCTTGCGGATACAGGGCTTATAGGACAGGCCGGAATCAGGGACCTGGATATCTCCAAAATCGTGGTGTCTACCAGGGGAACCTGCCTGTATCCGGCAGAAGATGGATTGACCGGATTTACAGGCGCGCAGCTGGATGACATTCTGCGCAGAGAATATCACCTGGAGATGGAGATGTGCGGGGCAGATTACGTGACAGCCATTACCACGGTTATGGACAGCGGGGAAGGCCTGGAGCGGCTGGGGGATGCATTGACCAGGATTGACAGCCAACTGACGGATGCCGGTTATAAACCAGACGGGCGCAGCGGGAACCAGAAAAGTGTATACAGTATGCGGTGCGACACGGCCATGTCCATGGGAGAGGCCATGGAGGAGAACATGGCGTCTGTCGGTCTGGAGGACAGCGCAGGGTGTATTTCCGGGGAGTTTGTCTATATTTATCCGCCGGGTATCCCCATTGTGGCTCCCGGGGAATGGATCAGCAGACCCATTCTGGAAGTGATCCTGGAATACAGGGATAAGGGGCTTCCGGTACAGGGGCCTGCGGACCAATCCCTAAGGACCATCCGGGTTGTGCAGAAGGATTGA
- a CDS encoding guanylate kinase, with product MGKIFYVMGKSASGKDTIYKKLHSRMPELKTVTMYTTRPIRDGEHNGVEYFFVDPSYLDQCRKDGILIECRTYDTVYGPWSYFTADDGQIDLKTGNYLIMGTLESYGKMRAYYGEEALVPIYIHVEDGLRLRRALEREQQQTVPKYKEMCRRFLADEEDFSPSHLEQSNITRQYENVVLEDCLREIVQEIGRVCHTQSNAGQPEVQDI from the coding sequence ATGGGAAAGATATTTTATGTCATGGGCAAGAGTGCCTCGGGAAAAGATACCATATATAAGAAGCTCCACAGCAGAATGCCGGAACTTAAGACAGTTACCATGTATACCACCAGACCCATACGGGACGGGGAACACAATGGGGTGGAGTATTTTTTTGTGGACCCCTCCTATCTGGACCAGTGCAGGAAAGATGGTATTTTAATTGAATGCCGGACGTATGACACGGTATACGGCCCGTGGAGTTATTTTACAGCGGACGATGGGCAGATCGATCTGAAAACAGGCAATTATCTGATTATGGGCACTCTGGAATCCTACGGGAAGATGCGTGCTTATTATGGAGAGGAAGCCCTTGTCCCTATCTATATTCATGTAGAGGATGGATTGAGGCTGCGCCGGGCTTTGGAACGGGAGCAGCAGCAGACCGTGCCTAAGTATAAGGAAATGTGCAGGCGTTTTCTGGCAGATGAGGAGGATTTCAGCCCCAGCCATCTGGAACAGAGCAATATAACAAGGCAGTATGAAAATGTAGTGCTGGAGGATTGTCTCAGGGAAATTGTGCAGGAGATTGGGAGAGTTTGCCATACGCAATCAAATGCAGGACAGCCGGAAGTTCAGGACATCTGA
- a CDS encoding sigma-54 interaction domain-containing protein, producing MDENDMKKKFFFNTKSPAYRRALEDCERVAASNVNVLLIGESGSGKDVAAQYIHACSRRSDMPLIAVNCNAYTESLLEAELFGHEQGAFTGAIKGRAGKFELADKSTLFLDEVGDINLTTQVKLLRAIETKRIERIGGNNSKQLDFRLITATNRDLVAKVRNSTFREDFFYRISTIVIRIPALKERKEDLVDMIHFFLEESQRVNQIRIDSIDEKAWDFLINYDYPGNIRELRNHVDRMVVLSKNHVITTEGIPILYNLKTTDDDSPSTAFTQAGIVPWREFKRRSEKEYLQWVLNQMGWNISATAYKLGISARQLFNKINEYNLENPQTGRPQKPVHSI from the coding sequence ATGGACGAAAACGATATGAAAAAAAAGTTTTTTTTCAACACAAAATCCCCTGCCTACCGGAGGGCATTGGAAGACTGTGAACGTGTGGCAGCTTCCAATGTAAACGTCCTCCTTATCGGTGAATCCGGTTCCGGCAAGGATGTGGCTGCACAGTATATCCATGCCTGCAGCCGCCGTTCCGATATGCCGCTCATAGCGGTCAACTGTAATGCCTATACGGAATCCCTTCTGGAAGCAGAACTGTTCGGCCATGAACAGGGCGCGTTTACAGGCGCCATCAAGGGAAGGGCCGGAAAATTCGAGCTGGCTGATAAGAGCACCCTGTTCTTAGATGAAGTGGGCGACATCAACCTGACCACCCAGGTAAAGCTTCTGCGGGCCATTGAGACAAAGAGAATCGAGCGAATCGGCGGCAACAACAGCAAGCAGCTCGATTTCCGGCTGATAACCGCCACCAACCGTGATCTGGTAGCCAAGGTCCGCAACAGTACGTTCCGCGAAGATTTCTTTTACCGTATCAGTACCATTGTCATCCGCATCCCCGCCCTCAAGGAGAGGAAGGAGGACCTAGTGGACATGATTCACTTCTTCCTGGAGGAATCCCAGCGGGTAAACCAAATCAGAATCGACAGCATCGACGAGAAGGCCTGGGATTTTCTTATTAATTATGATTATCCGGGCAACATCAGGGAGCTGAGGAACCATGTGGACCGGATGGTGGTCCTCTCCAAGAACCATGTCATCACCACGGAAGGAATACCGATTCTCTATAATCTGAAGACAACAGATGACGACAGTCCTTCCACCGCCTTTACCCAGGCAGGAATCGTCCCCTGGCGGGAATTCAAGCGCCGCAGCGAGAAGGAGTACCTTCAGTGGGTACTTAACCAGATGGGGTGGAACATATCAGCCACCGCCTATAAGCTGGGCATCAGCGCCAGGCAGCTGTTTAATAAGATTAATGAATATAATCTGGAGAATCCGCAGACCGGAAGACCCCAGAAGCCGGTGCACAGTATCTGA